The proteins below come from a single uncultured Carboxylicivirga sp. genomic window:
- a CDS encoding substrate-binding domain-containing protein gives MRIYTILTAIVILLSSCTKNEKHKIGFLFSSPITKRFVTEGNYFKERASELGAEVVIDNGNGNEALQYDKAIEMFDSGINALVLIAINANTAASIVREGQSRGIKVIAYNRIIFNCEPDLFVSGDTKQLGKLMINEVLKKRKEGKVVILGGDKYDRNAIGLMNSIDEEIKPYVESGAFKILYKTYIEEWSDKNAEYEMRQFISLSNEKPDIVLASFDGIANAVVHVLEENNMLDGVLITGQDAELRGIKNIVAGKQLMTAYHPLKKNAYTAAELTIDLLNGKTIDKNILSYTFNGSIDVPTIKIPSIPITKENIDKELIQTGVYTKEEVYN, from the coding sequence ATGAGAATCTATACTATTTTAACAGCTATAGTAATTTTACTATCGAGTTGCACTAAAAATGAGAAACATAAAATTGGCTTTTTATTTTCATCTCCTATTACTAAACGATTTGTTACTGAAGGTAATTACTTTAAAGAAAGAGCTTCAGAACTTGGAGCAGAAGTGGTAATTGATAATGGTAATGGTAACGAAGCATTACAATATGATAAGGCAATAGAAATGTTCGATTCGGGCATTAACGCTTTAGTATTAATTGCTATCAATGCAAATACTGCAGCATCCATTGTTAGAGAAGGACAAAGCAGAGGTATAAAAGTAATTGCATACAATCGGATTATCTTCAACTGCGAACCTGATTTATTTGTATCTGGAGACACCAAACAATTGGGTAAACTGATGATAAACGAAGTCCTTAAAAAACGAAAAGAAGGAAAAGTCGTAATTCTCGGAGGAGATAAATATGACAGAAATGCCATTGGACTAATGAACTCTATCGATGAGGAGATAAAACCATATGTGGAATCGGGAGCATTTAAAATCTTATATAAAACATATATTGAAGAGTGGAGTGATAAAAATGCTGAATACGAAATGCGCCAATTTATTTCACTTAGTAATGAAAAACCAGATATAGTCCTTGCCAGTTTTGATGGTATTGCTAATGCTGTAGTTCATGTTTTAGAAGAAAATAATATGCTTGATGGAGTATTAATTACCGGACAAGATGCTGAGTTAAGAGGAATTAAAAACATAGTTGCCGGTAAACAGTTAATGACTGCCTATCACCCACTAAAAAAGAACGCATATACTGCTGCAGAATTAACTATTGACTTATTAAATGGTAAAACGATTGATAAAAATATTCTTAGTTATACATTCAACGGTTCTATTGATGTTCCTACCATTAAAATTCCTTCGATACCAATTACCAAAGAAAATATAGATAAAGAACTGATTCAAACAGGAGTATATACCAAAGAAGAGGTATATAACTAA
- a CDS encoding carbohydrate kinase — MRRVFGLGETVMDMIFKDNQPIAAKAGGSALNTMVSLARMNASSYFISEVGTDRLGQVIMDFLKENQLNTDYICRFSEGKSALALAFLNEDNDADYEFFKDYPKQRLVGEIPDFTPGDILVFGSYFGLNPAIRPRLMEYLQKAKAAGAIIIYDPNFRSHHLENRKLLLPIIEENLELADLVRGSDEDFENIYGTTNPVEVYSKVAQFCSNLIITANKNGVYAFGENHYRHYKVPVIEPVSTIGAGDNFNAGIIKAFLDFNIIKSKDLYLSKEEWMHLAAYGIEFSAEVCMRLDNYIHTDFSKKLHDKVQKRIETIN, encoded by the coding sequence ATGAGAAGAGTTTTTGGATTAGGAGAAACAGTAATGGATATGATTTTTAAGGATAATCAACCCATTGCTGCGAAAGCAGGGGGAAGCGCCCTAAACACAATGGTGTCGTTGGCGCGTATGAATGCATCTTCTTATTTTATTAGTGAAGTTGGAACCGATCGCTTAGGGCAGGTGATAATGGATTTTTTGAAGGAGAATCAATTGAATACCGACTATATTTGTCGTTTTTCGGAAGGGAAATCAGCTTTGGCTTTAGCTTTTTTAAATGAAGATAATGATGCTGATTACGAATTTTTCAAAGATTATCCGAAACAACGGTTGGTTGGAGAGATTCCTGATTTTACACCTGGCGACATTTTAGTATTTGGTTCTTATTTTGGTTTAAATCCAGCCATTCGTCCTCGATTGATGGAGTATCTTCAAAAGGCCAAAGCAGCAGGTGCTATTATTATTTATGATCCTAATTTCAGAAGTCATCACCTCGAAAATCGTAAGTTATTATTGCCTATAATTGAAGAAAACTTAGAGTTAGCAGATTTGGTGCGAGGCAGCGATGAAGATTTTGAGAACATTTATGGAACCACTAATCCAGTTGAAGTATATTCGAAAGTAGCCCAGTTCTGTTCCAACCTGATTATTACAGCAAACAAAAATGGAGTTTATGCTTTTGGTGAAAATCATTATCGTCATTATAAGGTTCCGGTAATTGAACCTGTTAGTACGATTGGTGCTGGCGATAATTTTAATGCTGGAATAATTAAGGCTTTCCTCGATTTTAATATTATAAAATCAAAAGACTTATACCTTTCTAAAGAAGAATGGATGCATTTAGCAGCATACGGAATAGAGTTTTCGGCTGAAGTTTGTATGCGATTGGATAATTATATTCATACCGATTTTAGCAAAAAACTGCATGATAAAGTTCAGAAGCGAATTGAAACGATAAATTAA
- a CDS encoding hydrolase — MRVLKDNAVAMIVDVQERLFPHIHEHEQLAANIEILIQGLQALKVPVIVSEQYKKGLGDTIESIEKLIASDPHVEKMAFSCCDEPKLMEETELTGKRFVILAGMETHICVLQTAIDLIERGYHPVVVEDCVSSRTLANKQNAIARLRQEGAIVTSYESLLFELCRFAGSDTFKAISKLVK, encoded by the coding sequence ATGCGAGTATTGAAGGATAATGCGGTTGCAATGATTGTTGATGTTCAGGAACGTTTGTTTCCGCATATTCACGAACACGAGCAACTGGCTGCCAATATCGAAATTTTGATTCAGGGATTGCAGGCTTTAAAAGTACCTGTAATTGTAAGTGAGCAATATAAAAAAGGCTTAGGTGATACCATTGAATCAATCGAAAAATTGATTGCATCCGATCCTCATGTCGAAAAGATGGCTTTTAGCTGTTGCGATGAGCCAAAATTGATGGAAGAAACAGAATTAACAGGTAAGCGCTTTGTTATTTTGGCCGGGATGGAAACTCATATATGTGTATTGCAAACAGCTATCGATCTTATCGAACGAGGATATCATCCTGTGGTTGTTGAAGATTGTGTTAGCTCGCGTACATTGGCTAATAAGCAAAATGCAATTGCACGTTTGCGTCAGGAAGGAGCTATTGTTACATCTTACGAATCGTTGTTGTTTGAACTATGTCGTTTTGCAGGTTCTGATACCTTTAAAGCGATTAGTAAGTTGGTGAAATAA
- a CDS encoding phosphoglucomutase produces MAFNWNSLQNGSDIRGVALEGVPGETVNLNERTVARLAEAFVLWLKKKSDKHKLKIAVGMDSRLSGPDLKASFINSLVKQGVDVMDCALASTPAMFMTTVTKPYLTDGAVMLTASHLPFNRNGLKFFTSKGGLEKADISEILSLAASGDVESAGVAGTIENIAFIDVYSGILAEKIKNEVNSENFDKPLDGFKIVLDAGNGAGGFYAYKVLKYLGADISGSQFLDPDGRFLNHIPNPEDNKAMSSICEAVKETKADLGIIFDTDVDRAAIVDELANPINRNELIALSAAIINEEHPGSVVVTDSITSDGLSWFINDHLKATHHRFKRGYKNVINESIRLNKEGKESWLAIETSGHAALKENYFLDDGAYLVTKILIKMARLKKEGKTLTSLIEDLPQPADSKEFRIKIEAEDFRGYGEKVINDLELFASAQEGWKIMSDNYEGVRVACEHQQQKGWFLLRLSLHDPVIPLNIESDIKGGVDAIADQLVGFFEEFKCLNFNILKNR; encoded by the coding sequence ATGGCTTTTAACTGGAATAGTTTACAAAATGGTTCTGATATCAGAGGGGTTGCTCTGGAAGGAGTTCCCGGCGAAACAGTTAATTTAAATGAACGGACGGTAGCCCGATTGGCAGAAGCGTTTGTTCTGTGGTTAAAGAAAAAGTCGGACAAACACAAGCTAAAAATTGCAGTTGGGATGGACTCTCGTTTGTCCGGTCCCGATTTAAAAGCATCGTTTATCAATAGTCTTGTAAAACAAGGAGTTGATGTGATGGATTGTGCTTTAGCGTCAACACCAGCCATGTTTATGACCACGGTTACCAAGCCATATCTTACCGATGGTGCCGTAATGTTAACTGCCAGTCATCTGCCATTTAATCGAAACGGATTAAAGTTTTTTACTTCGAAAGGAGGATTAGAAAAAGCTGATATAAGCGAAATCCTGTCTTTAGCGGCATCAGGTGATGTTGAAAGTGCTGGTGTGGCCGGAACTATTGAGAATATTGCATTTATTGATGTGTATTCTGGTATTCTTGCTGAAAAGATCAAAAATGAAGTTAATTCCGAGAATTTTGATAAACCTTTAGACGGCTTTAAAATAGTATTGGATGCTGGTAATGGAGCCGGAGGTTTTTATGCCTATAAGGTGTTGAAATATTTGGGAGCTGATATTTCGGGTAGCCAGTTTTTAGATCCCGACGGGCGATTCCTGAATCATATACCGAATCCGGAAGACAATAAGGCGATGAGTTCTATTTGTGAAGCAGTGAAAGAAACAAAAGCTGATTTAGGGATTATTTTTGATACAGATGTGGATCGTGCGGCTATTGTTGATGAATTGGCTAATCCTATTAATCGAAATGAATTAATCGCGCTTTCGGCAGCTATTATAAACGAAGAACATCCGGGTTCGGTTGTCGTAACTGATTCCATTACTTCAGATGGATTGTCGTGGTTTATCAACGATCATTTAAAAGCCACTCATCACCGATTTAAACGTGGGTATAAGAATGTAATTAATGAATCGATTCGATTAAATAAAGAAGGAAAAGAATCGTGGTTAGCAATCGAAACCTCAGGGCATGCCGCACTAAAAGAGAATTATTTTTTGGATGATGGAGCTTATCTGGTTACAAAAATCCTGATAAAAATGGCCCGGCTTAAGAAGGAAGGTAAAACGCTTACTTCACTAATAGAAGATTTGCCTCAACCTGCTGATAGTAAAGAATTCAGGATAAAAATAGAAGCAGAAGATTTTAGAGGTTACGGAGAAAAAGTGATTAATGACTTAGAATTGTTCGCGTCTGCACAGGAAGGTTGGAAAATTATGTCCGATAATTATGAAGGAGTAAGGGTTGCGTGCGAACATCAACAACAAAAAGGATGGTTTTTGCTTCGCTTGTCGTTACACGATCCAGTAATACCACTGAATATAGAATCGGATATAAAAGGTGGAGTAGATGCTATTGCTGATCAATTAGTAGGATTTTTTGAAGAATTTAAATGCCTTAACTTTAATATATTAAAAAATAGATAA